In one Drosophila gunungcola strain Sukarami chromosome 2R unlocalized genomic scaffold, Dgunungcola_SK_2 000004F, whole genome shotgun sequence genomic region, the following are encoded:
- the LOC128254104 gene encoding cyclic AMP-dependent transcription factor ATF-7, with translation MDTAAGMEDLASVSFADFEPKAADGDVSCYQNFRPQAKHDISLELSLGQKSEENLFVADQTPTPTRLIKNCDEVGLFEDLQHVNPFDIGFQRAAEQNVCGGTPSRPEAPPLDSESLHTPQVYPLETTSGNPVSRSDSCSNVDVEQLLATTGKTPPLEVCPEGPPPLQLIQPQVITWVLPAQSSALPLATADSHKGKSTIRPYILPKPSAPGSDRASRRPEPILVTCNPPAPEPSSASLTPTSQLPIKERLKAILHSNNGARRNFSTPPKAAGKPKDGIRDEDCMERRRAAACRYRNKMRNEHKDLRKRNAQLQQENLELHERIARLEKELQQQRSHSIAGVVANQLQIPPSSIHLLINVPNMLVPSSASAAKK, from the exons ATGGACACCGCCGCAGGCATGGAGGACCTGGCCAGCGTTTCCTTCGCCGACTTCGAACCAAAAGCCGCCGATGGGGACGTGTCCTGCTACCAGAACTTCCGACCACAGGCAAAACATGACATCTCCCTGGAGCTTTCGCTGGGCCAGAAGTCGGAGGAGAACCTGTTCGTCGCCGACCagacgcccacgcccacgcgcCTGATTAAGAACTGCGACGAGGTGGGCCTCTTCGAGGACCTGCAGCACGTGAATCCCTTTGACATTGGTTTCCAGCGTGCTGCGGAGCAGAATGTCTGCGGCGGCACTCCCAGTCGCCCGGAGGCGCCTCCCCTGGACAGCGAGTCCCTGCACACACCGCAGGTGTATCCACTGGAGACCACGTCTGGCAACCCGGTCTCGAGGAGCGACAGCTGCAGCAACGTAGATGTGGAGCAGCTGCTGGCCACCACTGGAAAAACGCCTCCTCTGGAAGTCTGTCCAGAGGGTCCGCCGCCCCTGCAGTTGATCCAACCGCAGGTCATCACCTGGGTGTTGCCTGCCCAGTCGTCTGCCCTTCCCCTGGCCACAGCGGACTCTCACAAGGGGAAATCCACTATTCGTCCCTACATACTGCCCAAGCCAAGTGCACCAGGATCGGATAGGGCCAGTAGAAGGCCGGAGCCCATTCTGGTCACCTGCAACCCACCAGCGCCCGAGCCCAGCAGCGCCAGCCTGACGCCCACATCACAACTGCCCATTAAGGAGCGTTTAAAAGCCATTCTGCACAGCAACAACGGCGCAAGACGCAACTTCTCCACGCCACCCAAGGCAGCTGGGAAACCCAAGGATGGCATTCGGGACGAGGACTGCATGGAGCGACGGCGTGCAGCAGCCTGTCGTTACCGCAACAAGATGCGAAACGAGCACAAGGATCTACGCAAGCGAAATGCCCAGCTGCAGCAGGAGAACCTAGAGCTGCACGAGAGGATTGCCCGGCTGGAAaaggagctgcagcagcagagAAGTCACAGCATAGCTGGCG TTGTGGCCAACCAGCTGCAGATTCCGCCATCCAGCATACACCTGCTCATCAATGTGCCCAACATGTTAGTGCCTTCGTCTGCCAGTGCGGCTAAAAAGTAA
- the LOC128254098 gene encoding LOW QUALITY PROTEIN: TBC1 domain family member 31 (The sequence of the model RefSeq protein was modified relative to this genomic sequence to represent the inferred CDS: deleted 1 base in 1 codon) — protein MDGLVKSEIKKEDITGIPSLTLHGIEITQQQDALDGGEVDFEEDLTEEDLELESTFQDVDTEDSDVTLTQAESRRSLPLSDVPMRKYPFKLKQNEFGNILTVHHTVKEAGQQLRIQIAACCFNELSNKLVVIDKRGNVFVFDFVHKRYWRLGLRMPKAKLIRPSPLHTSDYIVGNKVGHLYIIDVDNSILGAHGEVGSDPLEELSWSNRLQNPRSANALMRFGGEAVLVNLHTLEVSHQLDFDESRYTLKFAAFLPSSDQFFIGFSNDSLHVWSSHSLGTLRMAQPIKARNRRLRLLPAGESIPQFALRSPDESDFEDDLTFDCQDYDFADGLLLGFCFTPDGNKMCLSTLDGYLLVLSVASFDLEKLYRLNDFILRQMAFLAQPKERIVFGVTARNQAVMLDLSNTDHKLIVQRSNAISLSLSRDGKLLSVTSLCGEVNVWSTCRLFNALQAQTRCLNQMKTTFKQPKALPLCSVAGGGMNQELRHLLKPERLRAMLKEYGCYPEKYRFLIWTSFLELPCNGPQFQALIKLGPPLMVRNQAKKLKIRNEAQRRLVIKIWSSLAQWCKVLAHADFMPHLIYPFVKQLPKNSLVCFEVVATLVLNHFQLWFEFHPLPPSNYLAMCENILQHCDAQLCKFYKSQEILAKDYAWSLLSTAFSEVLEEQQWLSLWDNIVSEQPWFPVFLVVAYNLIHREVIIRLPDKRSVLSFFHEQNPVDIGKLLSKARRLIAKCELALHPQRFMQRFNAIPKGVYPKFLKYPSEWIEQQEEQTASLMKHNQEMDARIRHLELEEVQIMERLENGIKQEEHTRRLKEMEKLYQDTIHREEERITCQRKMLLTYQMEVRRRKSEVITKLQESEQRRKVMEMEKDIDLLMHGIERERRRHNQQMQLAEDEIRNQEMELIAQRYYSDSAGAPLAQKYYDNIQKLCTQRDQLQQNLRDMTMEHLRTPASASAQYNPQLVDIENSILEIQREFTEIITTETTTRGCRSNFS, from the exons ATGGATGGACTGGTAAAGTCAGAAATAAAGAAGGAGGACATCACGGGAATTCCTTCTCTGACTCTGCATGGCATCGAAATCACTCAACAGCAGGACGCATTAGATGGAGGAGAGGTAGACTTTGAAGAGGACCTGACCGAGGAGGACCTGGAGCTGGAGTCCACTTTCCAGGATGTGGACACCGAAGACTCGGATGTGACCCTCACCCAAGCCGAAAGTCGGCGCAGTTTGCCCCTGAGCGATGTTCCAATGCGCAAGTATCCTTTCAAGCTGAAGCAAAACGAATTCGG GAACATCCTGACCGTGCACCACACGGTAAAAGAAGCGGGCCAGCAGTTGCGCATCCAGATAGCCGCCTGCTGTTTCAACGAGCTGAGCAACAAACTGGTGGTCATTGACAAGCG TGGCAATGTGTTTGTCTTTGACTTTGTGCACAAGCGCTACTGGCGTTTGGGTCTGCGGATGCCCAAGGCCAAGCTGATTCGTCCCTCACCTTTGCACACAAGCGACTACATTGTGGGCAATAAGGTGGGCCACCTTTATATCATAGACGTGGACAACTCGATACTGGGCGCCCATGGAGAGGTGGGCAGTGACCCACTGGAGGAGTTGAGCTGGAGCAATCGTCTGCAGAATCCCCGCTCCGCCAATGCACTAATGCGCTTTGGCGGGGAGGCTGTCCTGGTGAATCTGCACACGCTGGAGGTGTCCCATCAGCTGGACTTCGATGAGTCGCGGTACACCCTGAAATTTGCCGCCTTCCTGCCAAGCTCCGATCAGTTCTTCATTGGCTTCTCCAACGATTCGCTGCATGTGTGGTCATCGCACTCACTGGGCACTTTGCGGATGGCGCAACCGATCAAAGCCCGCAATCGCAGGCTGAGACTGCTGCCAGCGGGAGAATCCATTCCGCAGTTTGCACTTCGTTCCCCGGATGAAAGTGACTTTGAGGATGACTTGACGTTCGACTGCCAGGACTATGACTTTGCCGATGGACTGCTACTGGGCTTTTGTTTCACCCCCGATGGCAACAAGATGTGTCTGAGCACCTTGGATGGCTACTTATTGGTCTTGAGTGTGGCCTCTTTCGATCTGGAGAAGCTGTATCGCCTGAACGACTTTATTCTTCGCCAAATGGCCTTCCTGGCGCAGCCCAAGGAGCGCATAGTGTTTGGTGTAACGGCCCGGAATCAAGCCGTCATGTTGGATTTGAGCAACACAGATCACAAGCTCATCGTACAACGCTCCAATGCAATCAGTCTGAGCCTGAGTCGGGATGGCAAGCTGCTGAGTGTTACCTCGCTCTGTGGCGAGGTGAATGTGTGGTCCACCTGTCGACTGTTCAACGCCTTGCAAGCCCAAACCCGCTGCCTCAACCAGATGAAGACCACATTCAAACAACCGAAAGCCCTGCCGCTGTGCAGTGTCGCTGGAGGAGGCATGAACCAGGAACTGCGGCATCTTCTCAAGCCAGAGCGGCTGAGAGCCATGCTCAAGGAGTACGGCTGCTATCCGGAGAAGTATAGGTTCCTTATTTGGACATCCTTTCTGGAACTGCCCTGCAACGGGCCACAGTTCCAGGCGCTAATCAAACTGGGACCACCTTTGATGGTCAGAAATCAGGCCAAGAAGCTGAAGATTCGCAACGAGGCGCAGCGGCGTTTGGTGATCAAGATCTGGAGCTCCCTGGCCCAGTGGTGCAAGGTCCTGGCCCACGCGGAC TTCATGCCGCACCTCATTTACCCGTTTGTGAAACAGCTGCCCAAAAACAGTCTCGTTTGCTTCGAGGTGGTCGCCACTCTGGTCCTGAACCACTTTCAGCTGTGGTTTGAGTTCCATCCGTTGCCGCCGTCCAATTACCTGGCCATGTGCGAGAATATCCTGCAGCACTGCGACGCACAGCTCTGCAAGTTTTACAAATCTCAAGAAATCCTGGCCAAGGACTACGCCTGGTCCCTGCTAAGCACTGCCTTTTCGGAGGTCCTGGAGGAGCAGCAGTGGCTGTCGCTGTGGGACAACATCGTATCGGAACAGCCCTGGTTCCCCGTCTTCCTGGTGGTGGCCTACAATCTGATCCACCGTGAGGTCATCATACGACTGCCGGACAAGCGATCCGTACTCTCGTTCTTTCACGAGCAGAACCCCGTGGACATTGGCAAACTTCTGTCGAAGGCGCGCAGACTAATTGCCAAATGTGAGCTGGCCTTGCACCCGCAGCGTTTTATGCAACGCTTCAATGCCATTCCGAAGGGCGTGTATCCCAAGTTCCTCAAGTATCCCAGCGAGTGGATcgagcagcaggaggagcagacAGCGTCCCTGATGAAGCACAACCAGGAGATGGATGCCCGCATACGCCATCTAGAGCTGGAGGAGGTCCAGATCATGGAACGCCTCGAGAACGGCATTAAGCAGGAGGAGCATACACGTCGCCTCAAGGAGATGGAGAAGCTGTACCAGGACACCATCCACCGCGAGGAGGAGCGCATCACCTGCCAGCGCAAGATGCTGCTCACCTACCAAATGGAGGTGCGCCGGCGCAAGAGCGAGGTCATCACCAAGCTGCAGGAGTCCGAGCAGCGGCGCAAGGTGATGGAGATGGAGAAGGACATTGACCTACTGATGCACGGCATCGAACGGGAGCGTCGGCGCCACAACCAGCAAATGCAGCTGGCCGAGGATGAGATACGCAACCAAGAGATGGAGCTCATCGCCCAGCGCTACTATTCGGATTCAGCGGGTGCCCCGCTGGCCCAGAAGTACTATGACAACATTCAGAAGCTGTGCACTCAGCGGGATCAACTGCAGCAGAACTTGCGTGAT ATGACCATGGAGCATCTGCGCACTCCAGCATCGGCATCGGCGCAATATAATCCCCAGCTGGTGGACATCGAGAACTCCATTCTAGAAATCCAGCGCGAGTTTACGGAAATCATAACCACAGAGACGACTACTAGGGGATGTAGAAGcaatttttcttaa
- the LOC128254108 gene encoding leptin receptor gene-related protein: MQGPIKAKLMINVSHFTTNHMERVLMPETTHTALIICAFLTCMGLTFLILACAVPTPKIFYPFFVLLFYALSVLPVFIAKRTTPGNETNPKSEFALFLTAGMVLSAFALPIVLAHASVITWMASILTIISNIINYGTIFGYAMRDDEPYGSMF; the protein is encoded by the exons ATGCAAGGTCCTATAAAGGCAAAACTAATGATCAACGTTTCCCATTTTACCACAAATCATATGGAACGCGTTTTAATGCCGGAAACCACCCACACAGC CCTCATCATCTGTGCATTCCTCACGTGCATGGGTCTGACCTTCCTGATCCTGGCCTGCGCCGTGCCCACCCCCAAGATATTCTACCCCTTCTTCGTGCTCCTCTTCTACGCACTGTCCGTGCTGCCGGTGTTCATAGCCAAGCGGACAACGCCGGGCAACGAGACCAATCCGAAGTCGGAGTTTGCCCTCTTCCTCACCGCTGGCATGGTGCTGAGCGCCTTTGCCCTGCCCATCGTCCTCGCCCACGCCTCGGTG ATCACCTGGATGGCGAGCATCCTGACAATAATTAGCAATATCATTAACTACGGCACCATCTTTGGGTACGCCATGCGCGATGACGAGCCCTACGGCTCCATGTTCTAG
- the LOC128254103 gene encoding uncharacterized protein LOC128254103 produces MAARLELTVSFALAATVLCCILGHCEMSVYPGLRRRPIQEPVLGDRQAEQEYAFLAQMMEQYARRRLQQQFDQQLHEINLKMDRQRDLLERERYRQRQQELEVQREAAEDYEANGNNLNQQYDQYDNAEAEASYGSTLDAVPNVQSPLYLPRLPNLPPLSPMGPNAPNRNSVLRERIPFAVGPNDARFFDNPNDPSGELDSRALEDYEEYSPVEPTPEVAKTKITLPVPAPVPVEPPKLLDAANANFHRIKPQSVAAAAVAGVNLPPGKEQSPHELNALINKLQKQSKVPAHLTLLNGPGDASQEQIVLRQHLGINSEMGVYIVALIAGVSAAVTVGLLALGVTWFHNRHKAAADVDYPAYGVTGPNKDVSPSGDRKLAQSAQMYHYQHQKQQIIAMENQATDGSCGMSDVESDDDNEEGDYTVYECPGLAPTGEMEVKNPLFLDETPATPANNLSAQSAAGAANAGATNNNITQATPQQPATQKGKGTVKPNMNLLNAVATAAAAAAATQSATTGGEEPKQKRKSKK; encoded by the exons ATGGCGGCCCGCCTGGAATTAACCGTTAGCTTTGCACTCGCTGCAACGGTACTCTGCTGCATATTGGGTCATTGCGAAATGTCCGTTTACCCAG GACTGCGCCGCCGACCTATTCAAGAGCCCGTACTGGGAGATAGACAGGCCGAACAGGAATACGCTTTCCTGGCCCAGATGATGGAGCAGTATGCCCGTCGCCGGCTGCAGCAGCAGTTCGACCAGCAGCTGCACGAGATCAACCTGAAGATGGACCGCCAGCGGGATCTGCTGGAGCGGGAGCGGTACCGCCAGCGTCAGCAGGAGCTTGAAGTGCAGCGGGAGGCAGCGGAGGACTACGAGGCCAACGGAAACAACCTGAACCAACAGTACGACCAGTACGACAACGCTGAGGCGGAGGCCAGCTACGGCAGTACGCTGGATGCGGTGCCGAATGTACAGAGTCCCCTCTACCTGCCCCGCCTGCCCAATCTGCCGCCGCTTTCCCCCATGGGCCCAAATGCCCCCAATCGCAACAGCGTGCTACGCGAGCGGATTCCCTTTGCCGTGGGGCCCAACGATGCCCGCTTCTTCGACAACCCAAACGATCCTTCCGGCGAGCTGGACTCCCGGGCCTTGGAGGACTACGAGGAGTATTCTCCGGTTGAGCCCACGCCCGAGGTGGCGAAGACCAAGATTACTTTGCCAGTACCGGCTCCCGTGCCCGTTGAACCGCCCAAACTGCTGGACGCCGCCAATGCCAATTTCCACCGCATCAAACCGCAGTCCGTGGCCGCCGCAGCCGTGGCGGGTGTTAATCTTCCCCCAGGTAAAGAACAATCGCCCCACGAACTGAATGCACTGATTAACAAGCTGCAGAAGCAGAGCAAGGTCCCTGCTCACCTGACCCTGCTGAATGGCCCAGGCGATGCCAGCCAGGAACAGATTGTGCTGCGCCAGCACTTGGGCATAAACAGCGAGATGGGGGTGTACATAGTGGCCCTGATAGCAGGAGTTAGTGCAGCGGTGACCGTGGGACTGCTGGCCCTTGGAGTGACTTG GTTCCATAATCGCCACAAGGCGGCTGCCGATGTGGATTACCCCGCCTATGGAGTGACCGGGCCCAACAAGGATGTTTCACCGTCCGGCGACAGGAAGCTGGCCCAGAGCGCACAGATGTACCACTACCAGCACCAGAAGCAGCAGATCATTGCCATGGAAAACCAAGCCACTGATGGCAGCTGCGGTATGTCCGACGTGGAGAGCGACGACGACAACGAGGAGGGCGACTACACGGTGTACGAGTGTCCTGGCCTGGCGCCCACCGGCGAAATGGAGGTGAAGAATCCGCTCTTCCTGGACGAAACGCCGGCCACGCCGGCCAACAACCTGTCGGCTCAGTCCGCTGCTGGAGCGGCCAATGCTGGagcaaccaacaacaacataacGCAGGCCACTCCCCAGCAGCCGGCCACCCAAAAGGGCAAGGGAACGGTCAAGCCGAACATGAATCTCCTGAATGCCGTGGCCACCGCTGCGGCAGCTGCAGCCGCAACACAATCCGCAACAACCGGAGGCGAGGAGCCCAAGCAGAAGCGCAAGAGCAAGAAGTAA
- the LOC128254101 gene encoding sodium/potassium-transporting ATPase subunit beta-1-interacting protein isoform X1, whose amino-acid sequence MGSCSCTRRHFLLSICFLQVITIIERQVFDFLGYMWAPILVNFFDILFIIFGFYGAYHFRVKYIITYLIWNFLWIGWNAFLICFYLNVGQLDRNSDLLNLGTGSVSWFEANGYGCKPTYSMTADDPLQPQRPEHVEGCLLDYPLVEITHSGVQCALALLGILGAILISCIFLDEDDRFDFMNGDAKSPQHTVVHPMYVSYTSIPTTSASATMQSNKHLQLQQPQQNSLKLYHHQQQQQPKLHHFNKNNQLSGSNNNTLNNNLHQRAPSLLLPTNTTNNHSASFQPHNHNLNHSHQPSTNHLTHDGSNCSSLRRHRHGHGHQHSKTPVSPCPMSPQTTPSLSYASLQNSNPYLAGNSLSNSNYSIFQSPDSLQGSSHFARIHHKPKPPKSGVPASGAAVDLALTSPVRPLERLSRSLEEDEEDIFSLQQFAPGEHGVTYVPFQSPTPNSLFLGDNNNVFQANSRSSPNNNAYPYDHNGLPSPPIRLARRPTHIPLPTVPMHSCLDMQFDEEADADGESELDHDHDQMLTPPPPPVVARPQIHQRLGQAPYLDLSPEVVERYAMPSKLGQPGPPLPHPLPVPHGSPMVRRSNRRPRPPIPVNFCDQIRAPPPGYVVRAQSDDRLVEQHQQQLAEAEAAPHVNRRSGRSANGQKSRPRSFCNSIVGVQA is encoded by the exons ATGGGCTCGTGCTCGTGTACGCGGCGACACTTTTTGCTGTCAATATGCTTCCTGCAAGTG ATAACGATTATCGAGCGCCAGGTATTCGACTTCCTCGGATACATGTGGGCGCCCATCCTGGTGAACTTTTTCGACATTCTGTTTATCATATTCGGGTTCTACGGCGCTTACCACTTTCGCGTTAAATACATCATCACC TATCTAATATGGAACTTCCTGTGGATCGGCTGGAACGCCTTCCTCATTTGCTTCTACTTGAATGTGGGGCAGCTGGACAGG AACAGTGACCTGCTCAACCTGGGCACAGGAAGCGTCTCCTGGTTCGAGGCGAATGGATACGGCTGCAAGCCCACATACAGCATGACCGCAGATGATCCGCTTCAGCCCCAGAGGCCGGAGCACGTGGAGGGCTGCCTGCTGGACTACCCGCTGGTGGAGATCACCCACTCGGGGGTGCAATGCGCGTTGGCG CTGCTCGGCATACTCGGTGCGATTCTGATCAGTTGCATATTTCTCGATGAGGACGACAGAT TCGATTTCATGAACGGCGACGCGAAGAGTCCACAGCACACCGTGGTGCATCCAATGTACGTGAGCTATACAAGTATACCCACAACTTCCGCAAGCGCCACCATGCAATCAAACAAGCatctgcaactgcagcagccgcagcagaaCTCACTGAAACTCTATcatcatcagcaacaacagcaacccAAACTACACCACTTCAACAAGAACAACCAGTTGagcggcagcaacaataatACACTGAACAATAATCTCCACCAGCGTGCGCcttcgctgctgctgccgacAAACACGACAAATAACCACAGCGCATCATTCCAACCCCACAACCACAACCTCAACCACAGTCACCAACCTTCGACCAACCATTTAACCCACGACgggagcaactgcagcagcctGCGGCGCCACCGGCACGGGCACGGTCACCAGCATTCTAAAACCCCGGTCAGCCCCTGTCCCATGTCGCCCCAGACCACGCCCTCGCTGTCGTACGCCTCATTGCAAAACTCCAATCCGTACTTGGCCGGCAACTCGCTGAGCAATAGCAACTACAGTATCTTCCAGAGCCCCGACTCGCTCCAGGGCAGCTCACACTTTGCCCGCATCCACCACAAGCCCAAGCCGCCCAAGTCTGGCGTTCCTGCATCGGGAGCAGCAGTAGATTTGGCTCTGACCTCGCCTGTCCGTCCGCTCGAGCGCCTGTCGCGCAGCCtcgaggaggacgaggaggacaTCTTTTCCCTGCAGCAGTTTGCTCCGGGCGAACATGGCGTAACATACGTTCCCTTCCAGAGTCCCACTCCGAACAGCCTCTTCCTGGGCGACAACAACAATGTCTTCCAAGCTAACTCTCGCTCTAGTCCGAATAACAATGCTTATCCCTACGACCACAATGGTCTGCCCTCTCCTCCGATTCGTCTGGCCCGGCGACCCACGCACATTCCCCTGCCCACGGTGCCCATGCATAGCTGTTTGGATATGCAGTTTGACGAGGAAGCGGATGCGGATGGCGAGTCCGAGCTAGATCACGATCACGATCAAATGCTGACGCCCCCGCCTCCGCCGGTGGTGGCACGGCCTCAAATCCATCAGCGCTTGGGCCAGGCGCCCTACCTCGATCTCTCGCCAGAGGTGGTGGAGCGCTATGCAATGCCCAGCAAGCTGGGCCAGCCTGGGCCACCCCTTCCGCATCCCCTTCCCGTTCCCCATGGCTCGCCCATGGTCCGTCGCAGTAATCGCCGGCCCAGGCCACCGATTCCCGTGAACTTCTGCGACCAGATTCGTGCTCCTCCGCCCGGATATGTGGTGCGCGCCCAGAGCGACGATCGTCTGGTggagcagcaccagcagcagctggcggAAGCTGAGGCTGCTCCGCACGTGAACCGCCGTAGTGGTCGCAGTGCCAACGGCCAAAAGTCCCGTCCCCGCTCATTCTGCAACTCGATTGTGGGCGTGCAGGCCTAG
- the LOC128254101 gene encoding sodium/potassium-transporting ATPase subunit beta-1-interacting protein isoform X4, with translation MGSCSCTRRHFLLSICFLQVITIIERQVFDFLGYMWAPILVNFFDILFIIFGFYGAYHFRVKYIITYLIWNFLWIGWNAFLICFYLNVGQLDRNSDLLNLGTGSVSWFEANGYGCKPTYSMTADDPLQPQRPEHVEGCLLDYPLVEITHSGVQCALALLGILGAILISCIFLDEDDRFDFMNGDAKSPQHTVVHPIEAY, from the exons ATGGGCTCGTGCTCGTGTACGCGGCGACACTTTTTGCTGTCAATATGCTTCCTGCAAGTG ATAACGATTATCGAGCGCCAGGTATTCGACTTCCTCGGATACATGTGGGCGCCCATCCTGGTGAACTTTTTCGACATTCTGTTTATCATATTCGGGTTCTACGGCGCTTACCACTTTCGCGTTAAATACATCATCACC TATCTAATATGGAACTTCCTGTGGATCGGCTGGAACGCCTTCCTCATTTGCTTCTACTTGAATGTGGGGCAGCTGGACAGG AACAGTGACCTGCTCAACCTGGGCACAGGAAGCGTCTCCTGGTTCGAGGCGAATGGATACGGCTGCAAGCCCACATACAGCATGACCGCAGATGATCCGCTTCAGCCCCAGAGGCCGGAGCACGTGGAGGGCTGCCTGCTGGACTACCCGCTGGTGGAGATCACCCACTCGGGGGTGCAATGCGCGTTGGCG CTGCTCGGCATACTCGGTGCGATTCTGATCAGTTGCATATTTCTCGATGAGGACGACAGAT TCGATTTCATGAACGGCGACGCGAAGAGTCCACAGCACACCGTGGTGCATCCAAT TGAAGCATATTAG